The DNA sequence TGCTGACATTAGTTTCAGAGCGCAATAACAAAAGAAACTCTTCATGCGTCTCTTTGAATGTAAAAATAAGGGCGCGACTCATAATTTCTGTCCTCTTTTAAATTGTGTTATATGGTTAATCCTGTCATCTAACATAAGGAAACTTTTAAGTGTAATGGTATAACACTCCAAAGTTATTTGGGCGGAAAGTTACCCGATACCCATGCCCAAAGAATGGCTACCGCCATGTCCAGCTCTAAAACACCACCGAGGATTCATTACCATGAAATTCTGCATCACATTCGCTGCCCTTGCTATTTCTAGTATTTCCCTCGCCGATGAAGTCTCGGTAGCAGTTTCCACCAACTTCATCGCGCCGATGCAAAAAATTGCTGCCGATTTTGAAGAAGAGACTGGTCACAAGGCCCAACTTGCTTTCGGCGCTACAGGCAAGTTTTACACCCAGATCAAGAACGGCGCACCGTTTGAGATATTGCTCGCCGCTGATGAAAAAACACCGGAAAAGATGGAAAAGGAAGGCATTGGTGTAGCTAATAGCCGTTTTACCTATGCCATAGGTAGATTGGTATTGTGGTCCGCTGAGCCCCACGTTGTAGACCCAGAGGGTAAGGTACTCAGGAATGGCCAGTTTGAACATTTAGCGTTGGCTAATCCAAAACTAGCGCCCTACGGTGCCGCTGCCATGGAAGTCATGGAAAATTTGGGTCTGCAACATGACCTCCAACCGAAATTTGTCCTCGGCGAGAATATTGCCCAAACTCAGCAATTTGTTTCTACCGGCAATGCTGAAATGGGCTTTATCGCTCTGTCGCAGGTATTCAAGGACGGTAGGATCACGAATGGATCGGCGTGGATCGTTCCGTCTAATTTATATCGGAAAATTCGCCAAGACGCGATCATGCTCGATAAAGGAAAAGAGAATCCATCTGCGGATTCGTTTATGAAATATTTACACAGCGAAAAAGCCATAGTAGTAATTAGGCGCTATGGTTACGAGATTTAAATATTTATTTTCTACGCGGACTATTCAGATAAGCGAGAAGAACCGCCTAACCAAATTTTTCGTTGAACAATAGACCTTATCGGAAACCCCCTACCTAGCTCTGCCGGACAACGCAACCTCATGATTTATATTGACTGTGATGGGTGATGAGGAGGTTTCCGATAAGGTCTAATGTCTTCCGCAACAAGAAAGAAGATTATAATGATTTAGTTATGTTGCTTGCATGCGGATTACATAACTTTCGTAATTTTCGCAGAATCCACTCATATTAAATATCTGCACGCCATGACTAATCACTAGCAATACTTTTAATTTCTGATTCCCGCTCCTTCATCCAATATAAACAACATTCTCGCTCATCCATTATTCTGTTTGTTGGTGGATTAATGCCTGAAATGGATTTATGGTTAAAAGAAC is a window from the Gammaproteobacteria bacterium genome containing:
- the modA gene encoding Molybdate-binding protein ModA — translated: MKFCITFAALAISSISLADEVSVAVSTNFIAPMQKIAADFEEETGHKAQLAFGATGKFYTQIKNGAPFEILLAADEKTPEKMEKEGIGVANSRFTYAIGRLVLWSAEPHVVDPEGKVLRNGQFEHLALANPKLAPYGAAAMEVMENLGLQHDLQPKFVLGENIAQTQQFVSTGNAEMGFIALSQVFKDGRITNGSAWIVPSNLYRKIRQDAIMLDKGKENPSADSFMKYLHSEKAIVVIRRYGYEI